GAGGTGACGTTCAAATAGAGTGGCAGAACAATGCAGTTACCCACTGCAAGCCTGGGCCTCTATGTCCAAGAGAAGGCCAAACAAGAAACCACCCTCTGTGCAGAGGCACAAGTCAGAGATGTGCTTGAGCTGAGATTTTGGGCAGAGTGAGGATTAGGAAGATTCCAACACCTGTTATGTATCcatgtgggcagagctgggtAATAAAATATgataggaaagaaagaaagaagtcagAATTGTGTCACATAGGTTGAAGACTTCAGTTatatcatacacacacacacacccctatctGTTTTTTGGCTTCAGAATGGTACAGCATAAGGAAAATCCTCCATTTGATTTGTCATCTacatacaataataaaaaaaaaaaatactgcacaCAACACTTCATTAACGCAATGCCCTCTGCTACAGCCAGGACTTTTTCTTTCTAAAGTCTTCACGAGTCACTGAACATCAGACAGGTAACTTGGTGGGATGTAGTGTTGAACCCACTGCTGACTCTCTGGGGTGCCACTCTTGGTGCGAAGATAGTGAGTCCCTGCGATTTCACAGTGTTTAGTTCCTCCTTGGGTTGCAGGAGCAGAGAACTGCCCTTTGTTCTCCCAGTTTCCTTTTAAACCTGATTCTGTTTGACTACTCCAACACAAAGCCAATCCATTCGCTTGCCCCCAGGTGTCAGGATTGTCCCCTCAGATTTTCACATAGTCTCTTTCAGCAGCCCCAGTTTCCGAAGAGCCTCTTTCCTGGCTTCTTCTGTTGAGCCTCGGCCAGAAAACTGTACTGTTATGCCCTGGGGTCGAAATCCTGAAGGTCTAGGCAGTGAGCCTGATCTCTTTCTCATATCCAGATTTAAGTCGGACTGCCCATGGTCAAAAAAGTTTTTGGCAACATTCTGTCGAGCAACCTTGTCACTGGTGAGAGTTGTGTCTGGTTTGATCTTCACGGTCTTGCCCATAGGAAGGAGAGGGCTGGGATCGCATTTTAAGGTTGTGTGGATATTTTGATACCCATTAGGAACAGTCTCTCCCTGTTCTTCCTGCAAGTCCTGTATCTTCTGTGTGTTTGGGGCATGATATTGTTGGACCAGACTTGGCCTTCCTTTCACCAGGCCTAGTTTAGTCAGAGCATCATATCGTATTTGCTCAGAAGTTAGATCTCTTAAGGAGGAGCTTCTGTTGCGAACCAAGAGCTCATTCTTCTGCCACCTCTCTTCTATTTCAGCTGTCCCAAAGGCTGCTCCGTTCATGTTGGCCAGCACCTGGGCCTTGCGCACCTGCACATTGACTGCTGCCTTAGAGATAGTTTGGTTGAATTCTTTCCCACCTGCATTGGTTATGTTGATATTACTTGGAAACCGGTAGGATTTGGGTCCAGGCAGTGGAGGGTGCTTAGGGGCTGGGAAACAGTCTCCATTCTGCACTGGGGCTTTCCTTGTCTCCACAGGCTTCTCCTCCTTGGGGGAAGTGGGAGAGCTTGTCTGGGTCTCATCTTGCTTCTCGGACATTTTCTGAGCCAAGATAAGTGGAGTGGGGATGGCATGATGAAGCTTGGGGTGCTGCACTGGGCATGGAGCAAGAACTCTCTCATCGCTCATCAATGGAGGAGCTGAAGGGTGGCTTGCGGGAGCATCAGGAGGTGGAATCTTCTCAGGCAGCTCACTGCCCTCTGATTTAGGACCATCTGTTCTCCTGGCAGCTTCTGACACTTAAAACAAATGGAATCTCATTAGGTCCTTGCAGAGAGTAGAACACAAGGCTTCCTTTCACGAGTATTGgcctctccccccacaactccccctaGTCCCCCAATTTGAGTAGCTTAATGTCTCCTCTGGCAACAAACTAACACCTCCACTTAGACACTGTCTGTGATGGGTTTGATACAATCCTTCCTTCTGCTAATCCATTATTCCCATACCTGCTAGATGTATGTGCCGTGTTTCAACAGCCTTCTCCTTTTCCTCTATTTCTGGCATTTGGGCCCTTTCTTGGTTACTGTGACCAGAGgggaaagaaacatgtttaagaCCCAAGTAGCTCATTCGCTAATGGGcaagtcctcctcttctgcagagaGTCTGAGGAACCTGGCTGTGTGTAGGCATCAGGAGGCCACGCTCCATGGGTGCCACCTACCCATGTGGTGGGGTTTGGTCAGTGAAGCCACATTCCTCTAAGCCCTCATGGTGGCTCCACTACCATCAATGCACAAGAGGACTGTCCACAGAAGAGTGGGCTAGAGGTGGGTAAAGGAACGGGTGCATGAACAAGTAAACTTGTTACAGTCGTGGTCATGCATTTCACTCCTATTGCTCATTGGAACAACTTCATGATACTTTTATTTTGTTAGTGCTCTGGTgttttggggcaggggggcagaaaTTAATAATGTTGAGCTACTAAGCCACGTGGGTGGTACTCAGACAACCTGtgcctgctggggggagggaggcgggagcAACCCCAGAACAGCTCGAGTCACGCCCCCTCAAGGAGTCCCCCCCTCGGAATGTAgtgcaccccctccctcctcctggaaagcagaggcccctccctgcagcttgcagcTGATTCTCCTGCCTCTGTCTCTCCCGCTGGCTCAGCTGCCTCTCAGGAAGGGGGGCCAGGCTGCACCATGTGACCGAGCAATCTTTGGGGGGGTGACCCTGCATGTCCCACTCCATGCGTCACCTCTGGTGGTACTGGCACACAAACTTCCCCTACAACAGGGAGGGACATGGCGAAAAATCTGCTTTTTAAGAAGTACGATTCAACAAATTCGGAACAAGAGGTATGTTGGTACTGAAAAGACTTAGAACTTCTGTATCCTGAGTAATAACAGATTTGCTTCAATGTACATATACTAGAAGCAGTCACATTTTACCTGGTGTTACTTCTCTGTTCAGAGTACACTTGTGATCACTGCTCTCAAGGGTTGATTGCACCAAGTCAATGATATCTTCAGATTCTGAATGGCTGGAAACATTTTTGTCCGTTGATCTTGGGGAGTGACAGTGGATACCGCTATCATGTAGGACCTGTTCTTCCAAGTCATCATCTAAAGAATCAATCGTTTCTTCAAAAAACCGGAGAACATCCTTCTCCTCATGGGTCAGGTATTGGAGACTCTCATCATCCTACAGTTAGAGAAAAGAGAGTCTTAaagtgaaaaacaacaacaaatgctAGTTGACTAGGATTTTGCAAAGACTGGCTAACTGAAAATAGAACACAAATGCAGcacctgttttaaagaaaaaaagcatgATCCTAACAATTActatcagaaagaaaaggagtacttgtggcaccttagagactaaccaatttatttgagcataagctttcatgagctacagttcacttcatccgatgaagtgagctgtagctcacgaaagctcatgctcaaataaattggttagtctctaaggtgccacaagtactccttttctttttgcaaatacagactaacacagtggttactctgaaacctatcttatcAGAAACTTCCAACCTTAATAAACTATTAAATACTAAGGGGGGGAAAAAGCTTAAATAGCTACAACACCATGATTTAGGCAGTACGGCTTGATAGAGCCTAAGTCTTGACTGGAAAGTTTGATTTTTTGGTAGAACTACAAAACTGTTAGAAACAAAGGATGAAATAGCCACTGCTGCGATACCCTATTTTAGCACAgtgtattaaacaaaataaatttcaCTTGCTCTGGTTGAGAATGGATACTACAGAGTATAGGTTTATGTTTTCACAAACGTTCAGTGTTTGAGCGTCCGATGCAAGACAGACTAAagtgtctgattttcagaagagctaagTACCTGACCCTTTCTTGTGTCATACTGGGCTTCCAAAATAGTCGTTTTGGTCACTATCAAGTTGGGGGGAAACAAGAAGATTGGGGTACAGCAATGTGCAGAGACAGATATCCATGATAAACCAACTATCTACAAATTGTAAATACCAAGGATGAAGGAGAatttgagaattaaaaaaaaaaaaaatcaaagaaataggGAAATTTAGAATAAATATCAGGAAATGCTTCCTGACAGTATCCTGACAGCAGAGGGGCCAGCTAGGCAGGTTTTGTCCAGAAGGGAATAATCCTGCATAAGTGGGGAAATAGACTGGATGATCCATGAAGTCACTTAGTCTTCCCTGATTCACCGCTCTCGACTAACCTGATCCTGATAACACGGGAACGAGTAGCAATGCATGAACCCTTCTCACACTCCTACCTCATGGGAAGCACCCTCTTTTCCACAAGTAGAAGGATGACAAATAGTGACTAGTAAGGAGTTTTGTTATGAGACAATGGGTGTGGGAAAGACATTTCCCAACAGCTTTGCAGACAGTGTATGCAAGCACCCTGTTCTAGTAGCAATGAGAGGCAAGCGTAGGTTTGCTTCTTTTTCTAGATTACACTTCTCTCATCCAGTGTGTTAACGCAAGAATGGCTAGCAGCTGCTGCCTGCAAACGGGGAACCAGGCAGGGAATCAAGATACAAGTTCCATTTCCATCTCTGCTTTTAGCTTGTTGCATGGCCTGACAAGCCAGACATGTGTAGCTCTACCAGTGCAAAACCCAAGAGGAAATGCAGTTTACACCAAGGCAACGTAACCTGTGCCAAACCAGAGTAAGCTGTGCTGATCAAGCTGTGCTGGGGCAAAGAAGGGTTTGACAAAAGTGTGCACTGGTGCAGATACACCAGTGGCTAAAATCCTGGTGCAGGCAAAGCCTTTGCCTCTGTGCTCCAGTCATTAAAATGGGGACAGTGCTGCTGACCTACCTTCGCAGAACACTATCATCTATAGACGAAAAGCACAAGGTGACTGGCAATAAGCCTTAAAGCACTCAGTGGTGTGGATGGGTCTGCGATTTAAATAACCACCATGTGGGTGTGAAGGTAAATGCTTTAGGGCTCACAATTAGCTTTATAATCCCAAGCAGCCAatggaattcccccccccccccactggtttACATTTCAGCTTCGAAGCCACCTTTGGGTCTTCAGAGCAAAAAACCTACTTGTAAACCAGCCCGGTCAGTACTGGTTGAGCTCCAATCAGTGCAAGCTTTCTAATAAATATGAGAGAAGTCTTGGGTTGTTTTTTCTAACACAGGAAGTTTGCGATGTTGATGCATTCCCTGAGAGCCAGCTGTATTGCTGGCAGAATAAATGTTGCCAGACGGGTACGAGCAAAGCACTGTGGCTCTGGCACCCATACGCCACGCATTAATTGTGTAACCTGAAGCGTACCCCGGCAGACTGGGTGAAATGATCTGGTGACAGCAACTACTGTGTGTCACACTGtatggagtggctcacaaccgtGACTACCTACCTCAGGGTGGACTGTCAAAAAGAGCaggcaccccaaactggtggtaagttctataattagatttcaccaagccagtaacaaacgTGAACTCCTcgatcactataacagtcttaccagggtgtcacagacagtccccttcgACTCTCCTATCTTggcacccaggcaagctggacttagtgataaatggtcaccaGAAAATTCAAAccatattcacaaaaagaaaaaggaggacttgtggcaccttagagactaaccaatttatttgagcataagctttcatgagctacagctcacttcatcggatgcatccgatgaagtgagctgtagttcacgaaagcttatgctcaaataaattggttagtctctaaggtgccacaagtcctccttttctttttgcgaatacagactaacacggctgttactctgacaccatattcaggttgcttccagtcgcaagggaccagtcacttacccc
The Eretmochelys imbricata isolate rEreImb1 chromosome 1, rEreImb1.hap1, whole genome shotgun sequence DNA segment above includes these coding regions:
- the PROSER2 gene encoding proline and serine-rich protein 2 encodes the protein MPRNLMLDFSEMASEISPKCRLESFERSGSLESRSSNSRCRNFTLDDESLQYLTHEEKDVLRFFEETIDSLDDDLEEQVLHDSGIHCHSPRSTDKNVSSHSESEDIIDLVQSTLESSDHKCTLNREVTPVSEAARRTDGPKSEGSELPEKIPPPDAPASHPSAPPLMSDERVLAPCPVQHPKLHHAIPTPLILAQKMSEKQDETQTSSPTSPKEEKPVETRKAPVQNGDCFPAPKHPPLPGPKSYRFPSNINITNAGGKEFNQTISKAAVNVQVRKAQVLANMNGAAFGTAEIEERWQKNELLVRNRSSSLRDLTSEQIRYDALTKLGLVKGRPSLVQQYHAPNTQKIQDLQEEQGETVPNGYQNIHTTLKCDPSPLLPMGKTVKIKPDTTLTSDKVARQNVAKNFFDHGQSDLNLDMRKRSGSLPRPSGFRPQGITVQFSGRGSTEEARKEALRKLGLLKETM